A stretch of DNA from Methylogaea oryzae:
TTATTCAAAATAACGATTATCTCGAGTTCGTCAAGGATGTTGAGTTCTCGAGTCCGAGCGCGGCCGCAGCGGTAATTCATGGGGGCACCGCAAACGGTTTAACCGCTTGGAAAAATACGTTCGGAAAATCCCTTAAAGAGATGGAATCTGTGTAATATTTTCGCTTGAACGACTCATCAATAAGTGTGCATTTTCTGTCTCCTTGGCTCGTAGCTGATTGAGCGGTCCACTTGTCTGGCCCTCGGCGTAATCCGCAAAGGGCGCTTCATCAGTGCCGGGTTGCGGGACGACGCAATGGCATTTTGTTTTCACCCTATGTCGAATCGCCGCTCCAGGCGATAATTAGTCATCCTTATTTTCATTGCCGGTGACGCCATGACCCCCACCCTAGACCCCACCAAATTGAACAACCCCGTCCACGCCGCCCGCTGCCTCTGGCAGGGGTTGGCCTTGCTGGCCCGGCCGGAGTTGCGGCATTTCGTGTGGATGCCGCTGTTGCTGAATCTGTGCCTGTATGCCCTGGGGCTGTGGGCCATACGGCATTATTTCGACGCGGCCATGGCGTATTTGCTGCCCGCCTGGCTGGACTGGGTGCGCTGGCTGTTGTGGCCGTTGGTGGCGGGGAGCTTTATCGCGTTGATGTTCTTCAGCTTTACCCTGTTGGCCAACCTGCTGGGGGCGCCGTTTTACGGCATTTTGGCGGAAAAAACGGCAGTGTTGCTGGGCCTGCCGGCGGCGGCCGAGGCGCAGCAGTCTTGGACGCGGGCGGCTTGGCTCAGCCTGGCGGCGGAGTCGGCCCGTTTGCGTTATTACCTGGTGCGGGCGGTGCCGGCTTTGCTGCTGTTCGTGATTCCCGGCGTCAACGTGTTGGCTCCGCTGGTTTGGCTGGTGTTCAACGGCTGGTTCCTGATGCTGGAATACACTTCCTATCCGCTGGAGCGTTACGGCTGCGGTTTCCCCGAGCAGCGCCGGTTGCTGGGCAAGGCGCGCATCGGGGCGACCGGTTACGGCGTGCTGGTCGCCTTGGGTTTGGCCGTGCCGCTGCTCAACGTGCTGATGCCGCCGGCGGCGGTGGCGGGGGCGGTGGCTTATATTGCGGGGGCTAGGCGGGAGGCTTAACATAGCTTGGCGTTAAAACGGATTTATACAAGGAGAACGCCATGTCCGGAGGATACACCCACATCACCTTGGCGCAATTCGCCATTGAAGAGGCAATGCAGCGCCGGCCGGGATTGTTGCACGAGGATGCGCGCTTGGCTTTGGGGTATTTCAAGAAGTTTTGCATCGTCGGGTCGCTCGCACCCGACTATCCCTACCTCGATGTCACCGACAGCGTTTCGGCCGCTTGGGCCGACGACGTGCACAAGGGGCGCGCCGTGGAGTTCCTGCGCGGCGGCGTGGCGCAGGTGGGCGCCATTGCGGACGACAACGTCCGCCGCCGTTGCATGGCGTGGTTGTTCGGCTTCGCTTCCCACGTCGCCACGGACGGCACCATCCATCCGGTGGTCAACCTCAAGGTTGGACCCTACGAGCAAAACAAAACCCATCACCGGCGCTGCGAGATGAGCCAGGATGTGCACAGCCACGCGCGTCTCAACCTGGGCGCGCTGGATTTCAATCGGCAGATTTCCTCCAACGTGGACGGTGCGTCGGATGTGGCGGACTCCGATCGTTTCGATCCCAGCGTGGCGAAGCTGTGGAGCGATCTCCTGCTGGCGGTGTATCCGGGCAGGCCGGAACCGGACATTCACGGCTGGCATCGCGCCATGCGTCGCATGATGCGGTTGGCGGAAAGCGGCCACGTGTTGTTCGCGTTCGCCCGCCACGTGGCGGCCAATCAAGGGCTGGTTTATCCGGCCGCGCCTGAGGACGAGTACATCCATGGCCTGGAGGTGCCGGGCGGGCGCATGGATTTCGACGAGTTGTTCGCCAAGGCCAAGAATAACGTGCTGGAGCTGTGGGGCGCTTTGGCGCTGTCCCTGCAGGGGCGGCCTTCGCCTTTGGACGACTTGAAAAGCTGGAGCCTGGATACCGGTATCGACGAAGCCGGCCGCATGACTTACTGGAGCTAAAGCCATGAAACAACGTGCAATGATTGCCTTATGGTCGGCGCTGGCATTTTCCGTTTGCGAGGGCGTCGAGGCCGACCCGTTGGCGGCGGCGGAGCGGGGGAAACTCGGTACGAATTTGGTCAACTTGAGCGCGGCGGTGGATATCTATTTTTCCACCTTGCCCGCCGCGCCGACGGACGACGACGCGACCATCCTCAAAAACGCCACGTCTCCCGATCCCACGCTGCTGGCGCCGGTATTCAAGCGCTACCTGCTGAAGACGCAGTATCAACAGCCCTATGCGGTATTGCTGGTGTGCAGCAAAGACGGCAAGCGGGCGTTGATGGAAGACGCCGGCTGCTCGGCGCGGTTGGATAGGCAGGTGAGGTCGCCGGCGCCGTGCGAGTTCACCTTGCGGGTCGAGAACGGTTGCCGGGTGACGGGGGGCGATCCGGAGTAGGGCGCCGCTGGTCGCTCGGGCATAAAAAAAGCGCCGATCGATTCGGCGCTTTTTTTGTTCGGCGGCGGTTAGTAGAGCGGTTCTTTGTAGAACAGCAGACACAAGCCGATGGCCACCATGCATAGCATGGATAGGGCTCCCACCAGGTTGGAGGCGGGCGGCTTGAGGTGCAGTTCCAGCCAGCGGCCGGTGGCCATCAGCACGGCGAACAAGCCCATGGTGGTGTGGGTTACCTGGATCAGGTATTCGGTCTTCAGCTCGAATTCCGAATGGGCGTGGGTCAGCAGCAGGATGCCGCCGAAGGCGCACAG
This window harbors:
- the cysZ gene encoding sulfate transporter CysZ yields the protein MTPTLDPTKLNNPVHAARCLWQGLALLARPELRHFVWMPLLLNLCLYALGLWAIRHYFDAAMAYLLPAWLDWVRWLLWPLVAGSFIALMFFSFTLLANLLGAPFYGILAEKTAVLLGLPAAAEAQQSWTRAAWLSLAAESARLRYYLVRAVPALLLFVIPGVNVLAPLVWLVFNGWFLMLEYTSYPLERYGCGFPEQRRLLGKARIGATGYGVLVALGLAVPLLNVLMPPAAVAGAVAYIAGARREA
- a CDS encoding zinc dependent phospholipase C family protein — translated: MSGGYTHITLAQFAIEEAMQRRPGLLHEDARLALGYFKKFCIVGSLAPDYPYLDVTDSVSAAWADDVHKGRAVEFLRGGVAQVGAIADDNVRRRCMAWLFGFASHVATDGTIHPVVNLKVGPYEQNKTHHRRCEMSQDVHSHARLNLGALDFNRQISSNVDGASDVADSDRFDPSVAKLWSDLLLAVYPGRPEPDIHGWHRAMRRMMRLAESGHVLFAFARHVAANQGLVYPAAPEDEYIHGLEVPGGRMDFDELFAKAKNNVLELWGALALSLQGRPSPLDDLKSWSLDTGIDEAGRMTYWS